From the genome of Streptomyces xanthophaeus:
GGCGCGGCGTGGCGAGGCCGGACAGGGCCGGGCGCAGCCGGGTGGCGAGCTCCTTGGCGAGTTCGTCGACGAGCCGCCTGACCAGGGGCCGCAGCCGGGCGAGCTGGGCCTCCGGAAGCCCGCCTGCGAGGGACAGTACGGAGCTCAGCAGTTCCACCGAGGGCCGCACGGCCGCCGGATCGAGCTGGGTGAGGACGTCGGTGCGGCCCGCTTCGGCCGCTCCCGCCAGCACCTCCTCCCGTACATCGGCACCGAACAGCGCCTCCAGCTCCTGCGACCACTCCCGGGCGGTGGGGAAGGAGGCCTCCTGGCCGCCGCCCTGGCCGCGTCCCTGGCCGGGGTCGAGGTCGGAGGCGCCTTCGCCGCGCCCCGCTCCGTACAGCTCGTCCAGCGCGTGGGCGTAGCGGCGGGCGCCGGCCGGGAGCCGGTCCCGCTCACGGCCGAGCAGCAGCCGCCAGCGGTCGGCGGGGGCGAGCCGCGGGCCGTCGGCCCGGGGGGACGGCCCGCGCGGGGCCTCGGACACCTCGGCGGCCGGAACCGGAGTCGGCTCATGTGTCCCTGGCAGCGGGAGGGCCTTGAGGGCGGCGAGTCCGGCCGCGTCGGCCGCGGCCCAGAGGGCGAGCAGGGCGGGTGAGGCATCGAGCGCGAGGTCGATCCGGTCGCCGAGCCGCTCGGTGACGGTGTCGAGCAGCCGGTCCCGGGCGGCCGGTGACAGGGCGTCGAAGCCGCCGCGCAGGGCCGGGAGCCGGTCGAGGAAGTCCTGGTCGGCGAGGTGCTCGACGCGGTCGAGGAGCGGGGTGAGCGCGGCGGGCGAGGACTGCAGGAGGGGCCCCGCGGCGGTGAGCAGTCCGCCGAGCCGCCGGGTCAGGGCGCGCCGGCCGTCGGCGCTGCCCGCGCCGTCGATCCATCCGGCGGCGCGGCCTCCGAGCTCGGCGGCCGGGTCGAGGTCGAGCAGGACCCGTACGGCCAGGGCCGCGCCCTGCATCATCGGCGACGCGGTGGCGGCCAGGCCGGCGAGGGCGTCGTCCGTGCGCAGGCCCAGGTGGTGGGCGGCGGCCCGGTCGGCGAGGGCCACGAGGGCGGCCGCGTCGGCCGGGTCCTCGCTCCCGGCGAGGCCGGGCAGACAGCGCACGGCCGCTTCGAGGAGGTCCCCGGCGAGGTCCGCGGCGACGGTCCGGGCCGCGGCGGAGGTGCCGGGCAGATGACCGCGGTGGAGGGCCTCCAACAGGTCCAGGGCGTCGAGGAGTTCGGGCAGGGTGGCGGTCTGCGGCAGGGCGGTGGCCGCCTCGTGGAGGCGTACGTCGACCAGCTCGGGCAGATCGCACCGCGCGGCGGCGGCCAGCCCGGCGAGGATCTGCGCCGGGGTCGGCCCGCCGTCGGCGGCGGCGCGGCGGGCGGTGTCCCGCAGCGTGCCCGCGGCCGCCTGGGCGGCGGTGACCCCGCGCACCCCGGCGAGATCCAGCCGGGCCGGGACGGAAGGCGTCCAGGACAGCCGCCATTTGGTACCGAGGGCGGTGCCGTCGCCGGTGGCGGCGACGGTGAGGGGCTCCCCGTAGGAGGCGCCGCACACGAGGAGCCGCTGCAGCAGGACCTCGCGGCGGCCGTCGAGGGCGGAGCGGAGCGGGTCGAGGCGGATCTCGCGGGGTGCCGGGTCCTCGGGGGACGGCAGCCGCAGCGCGGCGAGTTCGGCTTCGACCGAGGGGCCGAGGCCGGAGCGGGGGGCGTGCGGGGTGATCCGGCCGCGGGCGGTGCCGACGAGCACGGCCTCGAGGGCGCGGGCCAGCGCCCGGCCGCGGCCGAGCGGTTCGCCCTGGCCGAGGACGGTGGTGACGGCTTCGAGGAGCTCGCCGCGGCCGGGCGCGGGCAGCGCGCGCAGGGTGGCGAGGTCGCAGGCGAGCCGCAGGGTCTCGGCGGCCTCGCCGGTGCCTGCGGTGTGCCCGGCGCGGCGCAGCTCCCGGCAGAGCCCGGTGACGGCGACGGAGGCGGCCTCGCGGACCCGGTCGGGATCCCCGGCGGCTTCGAGGACGGCCTGCTGCCAGCGGGGGTCCCGGATGCCGGCGGGGTACCCGGAACGGGAGTCGAGCAGGTCGAAGGAGTACGGCACGAACGAGGTGACGGCCGCCGCCGAGTCTGCGGCCGCCGCCCCGGAAGCGGCAGTTCCGTCGCGCCGGGGTCCCGGGACGACCGGGTCCGCCCCCAGGGCGGTGACTGCGTCGTCGGAGCCGGTACCGGAGCCGTGGGCGGAGCCAGGCCCGTGGCCGGAGTCCACGCCGGAAGCGTGACCGGGGCCGCAGCCGCGGTCCGGACCGACGGCGTCACCGGACCCGGAACCGGCGTCGGAGCCGCCACTTGGGGCGGAGCCCGAGTGGGAACCGAGGCCGGAGGCGGAACCGGAGCCGTGTTCGGCCGGCGATCCGGCGACGGCCGTGCCCGGGAGGGCCGGGGCGTGGAACGCGCCGATCACCGCCGCCACGCGGTGGCCCGCGGCGACCGCGTCGCCGATGACGCTCCGCATGTGGGCCTCGCGGGCCAGGTCCGTCGCCGGGACGGCGCTGCTGTCCGCGCGCAGCGCCCAGCCGACACCGAGCGCCGCACGGCGTACGGCCTCCGGCGTGCACCCCGGTGCGAGGACCTCGACGGCCCGGTCCCACATGTCGTCACCGTCGCGCCCCGTACCGGCGGCGGTCAGAGCGTCCGCGAAGGACCCGCCGGCAGGGGCGGTGCCCCGGGCCGGGGCCGTGGCCTGCCCGGAGCCCTGGTCCGGGAGCGCATCCCGGTCCCGGGCCGGGTCGGTAACCCCGATCGGGGCTGCGTCCATCGCCGGGGACGAACCGGGGTCCGAGACCGAGTCCGTGCCCGTGGCCGTGGCCGGGTCCGGGCCAGGAGCCGGTCGCGAACCCGAGTCCGGTGCCTGGCCCCGACCGTGCCCGGAGCCCTTGCCCGAAATCGAGTCCGTGGCCGAGGCCGCATCCGGGGTCCGGTCCGGGACCGGGGCCGGCGTCCCGGTCAGGGCCGGGGTCCGGTCCTGCGAGGCGGTGGCGTCCGGCGCCCCGGCCGGGGCCGCGGCCGGACCCGGGGGCTTCGCGGCCGGTTCGGTCCAGCCGCGGTCCGCCAGAGGGAGGTCGCAGCAGATGACGGCCGCGCCGGCCGCACGGGCCCAGCGGATCGCGGCCAGTTCCGGGGAGAAGTCCGCGAACGGGTAGAACGCCAGGCGGCCGTCCTCCCCCGTGCCCGCGAGGGCGACCGGGGCGACGGTCTCCGGGTCGGCGAGGTGCTCCAGCCAGGGCTGGAACTCCGCCGGGAGCTCGACGCAGACCACGTCGGCGCCCGAGGCGTCCAGCAGGGCCGGGACCACCGCGGCCAGCGCGGGGCTGTGGTGGCGCACCCCGATGAGGTACGGCTCACGGGCCGCGGCGAGGACCTCGACCGTGGCGCGCGGGTCGGTGTGCGTCAACGCAGGCTCCCGCGCAGGTCCCAGAGGCGGCGCCACATCGGCGAACCGTCCTCGGCGCGGCGCCGGACCGGGCCGTCCCAGTACCCCAGCAGGCGTCCGTGGTCGGCCGGGTCGTCCTTGCGTACGACGCCCAGCAGGTGCCCCGGCAGCAGGTCCAGCACGTCCCCGCCCGGCAGGTAGGCGGCGGCGACCCCGAGCGAGGCCGCCACCTGGACGGCCTCGGCGGTGGACATGACCGTACCGGGGCGCTCCACGTCCCAGCCCTCGGCGGAGCGGCCCGAGCGCAGGTCGCGGAAGACGGTGACGAGGGCGTCGAGCACGGCGTCGTCGACGCCGAAGGCGGCGCCGGCCCGCTGGACGGCGGCGACCGCCTGGCGGCGGATCAGGGTGGCCTCCGCGTCCGCGTCGGCGATCGGGGCGACGGTCTCGAAGTTGAAGCGGCGCTTGAGGGCGGCGGACATCTCCGAGACGCCGCGGTCGCGCAGGTTGGCGGTGGCGATGACGGTGAAGCCGGGGGCGGCGGAGACCACCGCGTCCTCGGTGGCGGTCAGTTCGGGGACGCTGAGCCGCCGGTCGGACAGGATCGACACCAGCGCGTCCTGGACCTCGGGCAGGCAGCGGGTGATCTCCTCGACGCGGACGACGCGCCCGGTGCGCATGGCGGAGAGCACCGGGGAGTCGACCAGGGCCTGCGAGGTGGGGCCCTGTGCGAGCAGCAGCGCGTAGTTCCAGCCGTAGCGGAAGGCGTCCTCGGTGGTGCCGGCCGTGCCCTGGACGGTGAGGGCGCTGGTGCCGCTGACGGCGGCGGCCAGGAGCTCGGACAGCATCGACTTGGCGGTGCCGGGCTCGCCGGTGAGGAGCAGGCCGCGCTCGCCGGCCAGGGTGACGACGCAGCGCTCCACGAGGGCGCGTTCGCCGACGAACTTGGGCGCGATGGCCAGCTTGGCGGGGAGTCCGGCGCGGCGGCGCCCCGGCAGCGCGAGCTCGGCTCCGTCGCTGCCGCAGACGAAGGTGACGACGGCGCGCGGGGTCAGAGCCCAGCCGGGCGGGCGGGGGCCGGGGTCCTGGGCGGCGAGGAAGGCGAGCTCGGCGGCGTGGCGCTCCTCGGCGGGCAGCACCTGTCGGGCGGCGGGGGCGGTTTCTTCGGTGACGGTCATCGGGTCCTCTGGAAGGTGTGGCGGGAGGTCGGTGCGGGGGCGCGGCGCACCTGCGGGCAGGTGCGCCGCGCCGTACGGGGTCCCGGGCGGCCCGCGGCGGCCCGGGACGGCCGCTTCAGCGGCGGCGGGCGCGGGTGCGCTTCACCTTGAGCTCCTCGAAGCGCGGCAGGTCGCCGTCCTGGACCCGCTGCCAGGCCCGGCGGTAGAGCTCCGCGGCCGGTTCGGCCGGGACCAGCACGCCCAGCGGGGGCCGGCCGCCGGCGCTCAGGCCGTACATCGGGAGCTTCCACTGCTCCACCGGCAGGGTCGGGGAGGGCATGTCGGCCCAGCCGCCCGGCAGGAACAGCGAGCGCCCGGCCCGGCTGCGGCCGGCCGTCACCACCAGGTCGGTGGCGGCCAGTTCGGCGCGGGCGGCCTTGAGGCGGGCCGGCTTCCAGCCGGTCCAGCGCGCGGTGTTGCGGTCGGTGGGGTCGGGCATGGCGAGCAGCATGAGGTAGAGGGTGGCCGCGTCGGCGCCCAGGCCGTGCCGGGCGCTCGCCTCCTCCACCAGTTCCGGAACGGAGCGGCCGGGGTCCTGCGGCCACCAGGTGCCGTCGGCGGCCACGGCGCCGGCCGCCGGGGCACCCGGGTCGGCGAGCAGCGCGGCGAACCGCGGGTCGTGGACCGCGCGCAGCGCGGCCTCGGCGGCGGAGGGCCGCTGGTCGTCACCGCGCAGCACCGGCAGGTACGGGTCGGAGCCGGTGGAGTCGAGCAGGGCCGGGCGCAGTGCGGGCTTGGGCTGGTCGTCGTGGGTGGCCATGACGACGGCTCCGTACCGCTCGTAGCCCTCGCCGGTCTCGGTAGGCGTGCCGGCCGCCTTCCGGAAGTCGGGAAGACTGGTGTAGTGCCCGATCTCCAGGAGCAGTTCGGGTGCGGCGAGCCGCTGCCGTACGGCGGTCAGTACGGGCGGCAGGGCCGCTCGTACGGGATCTCCCGCGGGCAGCCGGTGGGCCAGCCAGGAGGCCATGGCCAGGGTTCCGGTCAGGACGGAGGCCGTGAAGGGGGCGGTGGCCGGCCCGGCGGGCTCCACGTGGTCGCCCTTCACGGTCCAGGCGACGTCGACGGAGAGCTCGCGCGAGGCGGCCGGGTCGAGCAGCGCGGCCAGGGCGCGGTGCGCGGGCCAGGTGCCGCCCACGGCGCGCGCGGCTTCGGTGGCCAGCCAGTCGGGGACGGGTGTACGGCGGCCCACGCGCCGGTTCCAGAGCTCCGCGGCGGCGGTGACGTCGGGTCCCTCGGTCCACAGCTTCGCCGGATCGGCGGGGAGCAGGGCCCCGACGAGGGCGCGCCTCAGCTCGGTGTCGAGGCTCTTGAGCTCGTCGCGGGCGTACGCGGCGTCGGTGGCCTTGACCCCGAGGGCGGTGCGCAGTTCGGGGGTGAGGAAGCTGCGTTCGTAGCTGTCGACGCCCGGGAGTCCGGCGACCACCAGGCGGGCGAGGGTGCCGGAGACTCCGGTGAGCCGGGAGAACTCCTCCGCGGCTTCGGGGCGGAAGGGTGCGGCGCCGTGCTCGGCGGCCGCGCCGAGGAACGCGGTCAGCCAGCCGGCGCCGCGTTCGCGGTCGCCGAGCGGGGCGTCGCCGCGCACGGTGTAGGGGCCGGGGACGGTGAACCGGCCCGTGGGGTCGTGGAGCAGGGCACCGAACTCGTGGCCTTCGGGCACGGATTCGCTGTGCTCGGTCAGTGCGAGGACGGCTCCGCCGCCCAGGGGCAGCAGGCTGCGGTGGTGGACGTTGCGTTCGCCGTCCGGGGTGAGCAGGTGCTGCTGGTCGAGGCGGAGCAGGACCCGGCGCCAGCGGTCCGCGGAGCCTTCGGCGGAGGCCAGGCCGAGGGCGTCGACCGTGCCGAGCAGGGTGAGCAGCCCTTCCCGCTGCTCGTCGGTGGGCGCGACGGTGACGGCGCGGTAGGCGACGGCCGCGGGCTGGTCCAGCAGCGGGGTCCACGTGAAGGACCAGTACGGCAGCGCGGGTGTGTCGAAGTGCAGCAGGCCGGGCGCGGGGGCCGCGTCGGTCCGGGTGCGGGCGGCGGCGAGTTCGGTCAGCGTGTAGTGGGCGGCGTCGCTCTCGCCGCCCCAGCGGTAGTAGCCGGAGCCGATGAGACCGCTGAGCCCGTCGGCGATCAGCCGGTCGCCGGGGCCCTGCTCGCGTTCCTCGACGGGCGTGTTGTCGGGGTGGAGGCGGGCGGCGATCTCGTCCAGGGCCTTCTGCTGGGTGAGGGTGAAGCGGAGGACTTCGACGATGCCACCGATGATCTTGGAGGCGGTGATCTGCGGCAGTGCCGCGCTGACCAGGTCGGGCAGGTCGGCGGCCTTGTCGGCGGCGGCGGCCGTCTTGAGCAGTGCGGCCACGGTCTCCCGGTCGGCGGCGCGCAGGACGGCCGAACCCTCGGTGTCGCGGGGGCGCAGGGCGTACCAGTGCGACAGCGGCGGAAGGTCCACGCTGCCCGTGCCGTAGGCGGAGCGCCGGCGGTGGCCGTCGCGCGACGTGGCGGTGACCACACCGTCCGGGTCGGTGATGCTCAGCTCCTGCCAGTGCTGGGACAGGGCGCGGGGCCGGTCGTCGCCGGGGAAGGCGAGGGCGGCGACGGGCACCTCGCGGCCCTCGGGCACGGCGACGGTGCGGCCGCCGGTGTCGGTGCCCTGCCAGCCGTGGTCGCGGTCCCAGACGGTGCGCCAGCCGAGCAGGCCGTCGGTGGGCTCGCCGAGGACCGAGCCGGCCACGGTGGGAGTCGGCCGCAACCGGTTGGAGGACCCGCCGCGGCGGCCGCTGTCCGGGTCGGCGCGCAGCGCGTCTGCGAAGAACGCGGGCAGGGAGGACCGTCCGTAGGTCCCGCCGACGGGGTCGTACTCGCGCCAGCCGGTGTCGTTCTCCTCCTCACGCCGGTGCCACACCCAGTACGAGGTGCCGTCGGACAGCAGGGGCCGCTCGTCCGGCAGCTTCGTGTCGCCGCGGTGCAGGACGCCGCCGCCGGTGGCGCGCCCGCCGCCGGGGAGCGGCAGGGAGAGGTGGTCGCTGCGCAGCGACCAGTGGCTGCGGTCGGTGTCCAGGGTGAGGACGGTGCCGGGCGAGTGGTGCCAGTAACCCTGGGTCCCGTTGGTGCTCCAGGAGGACCAGAAGACGAGCAGTTCACCGTCGACGTAGTGGAAGCCGTGGTTGTACGAGGTCCCGGTCGGCACGCGCAGGTCGTGCGTGAGGACGGTGGAGTCGGCGTCGATGACCCGGACCTGGGTCTGGTTGGCGACGATCAGGTACGGCCAGGCCTCCACCACGGTGAGGGCCTCCCGGCCCTGGCCGGGGCTCAGTTCGGCGAGGGCTTCCTCCCAGGAGGGCCAGGCCAGTTCCTCGAAGAGGCCGCCGCGCAGGGTCCGGGCGAGGGTCTCGGCGAGGTCGGCGGCCGCGGCCGCGGCCACTTCCTCCGGGGCGAGTTCCAGGGCTTCGGTGGGCAGCCACCGCAGCCGTGCGATGGCCTCGGGCACCCCGGGCAGACCGGTGGCGGTGGAGGCGAGAGCGACGTCGCGCATCCACTCGGCCAGCAGCGGGCGGCCGCCGGGCGAGGCGGCGACGCACCGGACGACATCGGCGCAGCCGTCGCTCAGGTTGCTCAGCGCGCGGCGGAAGGCGGGGTGGAAGCGCCGGTCGGCGGCGAGGGCGAGCAGGTCGCGGCGCTGCTCGCCGTCGGCCCACTCGGACAGGTTCAGGTGGTCGTGGCGGTGGCGCCGGTCCTCGGAGGCGGCCTCGGGGTCGGTGACCGGGACGTCCAGGGCGAGCAGCAGGTCGAGGAGGTCGGTGTCCTCGACGCCGATGCGCAGGCCCGCTTCCCGTTCGGGCCGGGCGAGTTCGGTGCGCAGCCGGGCGGCGCAGCGCCCGACGAGGTCGAGGAGGAGCGGGAGCGTGGGGCGCCGGCCCCAGCCGGAGTGGCGGGCGGCGTGGAAGCGCTCCAGCCAGCCGGCCGTGCCGTCGGCGCAGCGCTGCTCGGCGGGCAGGTCCCCGTCGACGAGGCCGGCGGTGGCGCCGGACTCCTCCAGGATCTCCAGCCACAGGGTGGTGAACTCGCCGCCGTCGCCGCTGGGCGGGGTCAGTCCGAGGAGCGTGCCGCGGACGGCGGGCACGCGGCGGGCGAGCGCCACGAGGGCGCCGCGGTGTGCCTTCCACCAGCCGAGCGCGGCGCGCAGGGTGGCGGGCAGGGGCAGCAGTTCGGCGAGGTAGTCCTGCTCGGGTTCGGTGCCGGTCAGGCCGGCAGCGCGGGCGAGGCGGCGCAGTTCGGCGGCGGCCTGGGCGGAGGGCGGCAGCCCGCCGGCGGTGCGGCGTACGCACAGGCGGCGGAAGCGCTCGTAGGCCTCGGCGGGGGTGACGCGGCCGGCGAGGGCCTTGCCGTAGCCGGTGAGCACCTTCACCGGCAGGGCGCCGACGAGGGCGAATTCGAGGAAGACGGCGTCGAGGCGGTCCTCGTCGATGGCCAGCCCGTACTGGGCCTCGGCGTCCCGGGCCCGCCCGAACAGCTGGGCGGCGTAGGTGGTGTTCTCGACGGCGAGGAAGAGGCGTGCGGCCTGCTCGTGGAAGAGGGGCAGGAAGTGCGGGACGGACGCGGCGAGGCGGCCGGCCAGTTCGAGGCAGGCGTCGAGGGCGGCCTTGGGCTTGGTCTTGGCCTGCCGGGCGATCCGGTCCATTTCGGGGACGACGGCGAGGGCGTGGTGGCCGTCCTCGGGGTGGTGCACGAGGACCCATTCGGGGAAGCCGAGCGCCTGGCGCCGGCTCAGGCCGACGACGGGCGGCTCGCCCTCGTGCCGTACGAGCCCCAGGAAGCCTGCGGCGAGGTCCTCGGCCGCGCCCAGCTCGCCGGGGGCGAGCCGGACGACGACGCGGTCGTCGCCGAGGCCGGGGTGGCGGTAGGAGCGTGCGGTCAGTTCCACGACGTCGCTGCCGGCGCCGGTGGTGTCCCGGGGCAGTACGGCACCGGCCTTGAGCAGCAGTTCTGCGTTGTTCATCCCGATGTCCTCCTGGTGGGTGCTCACGCGTCCCCGCCCTCCTCGATCTTGCGCCCGGCGTAGAGCGCCGCGGCCATCCGCATGCCTTCGGACCAGGCCACCGGTCCGACCTCCGTCAGGCGTACCGCCCGGCCGTCCTCGTCGTGCCAGCTCAGCGCGCCGGTGGTCATCTCGTCCTCGTAGTAGGGCTCGCCGATCCACACGGCGGCCTCCGTCCCGGTGCCCGAGTCCCGGACCTTGCAGGTGGCGTAGCCGCCGGAGACCCGGTAGCCGAGGCTCGTGGCGCGGGCCGCGAGGCTGAAGCGGGTGGGGAAGACCCCGCCCGCGTAGTCGCGGACCTCGGTGGCGGTGGCGGCGGTCCCGGCGGGCTTGTGCCAGGTGGCCCGGTGGATCTGCTCGACCCGCTGCACGATGCCCAGCTCGGCCGCGAAGTCCCGTACGTCGTCCAGGTCGGGCAGCAGCACCGGGTGCGGCAGGGTCACCGTGCGCGGGGAGAGCCGGACGGTCTCGCCGTCGAGGTTGACCACCTTCAGCTCACCCGAGGCCGTGGCGTCCCGCAGGAATCCCACCTCGTCCGGGTCGTCGCCGACGACGGCCACATCGCGCAGGGCGCTCTGCCAGGCCTCGTCCGGCCAGACCCGGGCGAGCAGTTCGGTCGGGACGGGCAGCGAGGAGACCATCCAGCTGTCGACCTGTGCGGCGCAGGCCGCCTCGTGCCGGTCGAGCCATTCGGCCAGCCTGCGCAGCCGGTCCACCTCGGGATGGTCCTTCAGGGCCTTGGGCAGTGTCTTCAGCTGCCGTCCCGCACTCCGCCCGGTGGCGGACCTGGCCGCCACCCGTCCCTCCACCAGGGCGATCTCGTACCCCTCGCCCGCCGCCAGCCATGCCATCAGACCGTGCCCCTCCGCCTGTCCTGTCCGGTTCCGCGCAGCCCTGACAGGGGGGAGCCGACCCCCCTGAGCTGCGGTATGCCGGGAGACTAGCGAGAGCCACTGACAACGCCCGCCGGAGGGCCCTTGGTAGGTTGATTGTCCGGTTCTGGGTAGTGTCTCCGGGACAGCGTGCGGAGCGGTACCGGCTCGGGGTGGGGTTATGGGACGTCAGATACGTGTGCCGGGTGCGGTGCTGGTGGCGCTGCTGCTGGCCTCCGCCACCGGGTGCTCCGACCCGGCCGCGCCGGGCGCCGGGGATCCGAAGGCGTCGGCGCCCGCGGGTTCACCGTCCGCCGCGGCGCCGAAGTCCCCCGACTCACCGGACTCACCGGGCGGCGACGCCAAGCCTGCCGGCGGGGACGTACTGCCCGGTATGGTCACCACCGCCGTGGCGCGGACCCAGTTGGCGGCGCTCAAGGTGGCACCGGTGGGCACGATGGCGGGCTACAGCAGGGACAAGTTCACGCACTGGGCGCAGCAGGGCAACAAGTGCGACACGCGTGAGGTGGTCCTGAAGCGCGACGGCACCGAGGTCACCCAGGACGCCGAGTGCAAGGCCGTGTCCGGCAACTGGAAGAGCCTCTACGACGGGGTGGTCGTCACGGACGCGGGGAAGATGGACATCGACCACATGGTGCCGCTCGCCGAGGGCTGGCGCTCCGGCGCGGCCGGCTGGGACTCCGCGCGGCGCAAGGCCTTCGCCAACGATCTGACCCATCCTCAGCTGCTGGCCGTGACCGCGGCCTCGAACCGTTCCAAGGGTGACCAGAGCCCCGACCTGTGGCAGCCGCCGGACAAGGCGAGCTGGTGCCAGTACGGGCGGGCCTGGACGACCGTGAAATCCACGTACGGACTGACCGTGACCGAACCGGAGAAGAAGATGCTCACCACGATGCTGGACACCTGCGCCTCATGACGCAGCCGCACCGGTGGCAGGACGAGGTGCTCGCAGGGCCGGGCGGCGCCATGACCGACGAGGTCGGCGTGATCACCGGTCCCCTCACGCTGCGCACCACGGTGACGGCCGGGGACCTGGCCCGGTTCGAGGTCCAGTACAAGGACGCCGACGAGTGGTACACGCTCACCGGGAGCCCCCGGCCCCACCGAGGCGCCCCCGCCGCCCTGCACGCCGCGGCCCTCGCGGCGATCCGCGCGGGCGGCGGCGCGCAGGCTCCCGGCTGAGACGCCTGCTCGGAGGGACGCTCAGAGGACGGCGATGCCCAGGGGCCGGGCGCCCGCCGCGAGTCGGCGGGTGGCTCCGGTGCCGAGGTCGACGACCGTGATGCCGTTCCAGTAGCCGTCCCGGGTGTAGCCGCCCGTGACGTAGGCGCTCCGGCCGTCGCGGGAGACGGCCACGTCCTCGTGCGGACCCTGGAGCGGGTACACCCGCTCCGCGCCGTCCGGGGAACGGACGGTCAGCGAGGGGCCCCTGCCGTCGCCCGGCCGCACCGCGCCGGTGCCGACCACCAGGAGCCGGCCGTCGGGCGTGACGGCCGTGCCGTGCTGGTGGGTGTCGGCGGTCATCGGCTCGATCCGGGTCTGCCCGGTCCGCGGGTCGACCACGGCGAGCCGCTCGCCCTCGAAGGGCAGCAGCAGTTTTCCGTCGGAGGGGCGTACGGCGGCGTAGTGCGGCTTGAGCCAGGAGGCGAGCCCGCCCTCGGTGCCGTAGGGGGCGACCTCGA
Proteins encoded in this window:
- a CDS encoding DUF4132 domain-containing protein; the protein is MAWLAAGEGYEIALVEGRVAARSATGRSAGRQLKTLPKALKDHPEVDRLRRLAEWLDRHEAACAAQVDSWMVSSLPVPTELLARVWPDEAWQSALRDVAVVGDDPDEVGFLRDATASGELKVVNLDGETVRLSPRTVTLPHPVLLPDLDDVRDFAAELGIVQRVEQIHRATWHKPAGTAATATEVRDYAGGVFPTRFSLAARATSLGYRVSGGYATCKVRDSGTGTEAAVWIGEPYYEDEMTTGALSWHDEDGRAVRLTEVGPVAWSEGMRMAAALYAGRKIEEGGDA
- a CDS encoding HNH endonuclease family protein; translated protein: MGRQIRVPGAVLVALLLASATGCSDPAAPGAGDPKASAPAGSPSAAAPKSPDSPDSPGGDAKPAGGDVLPGMVTTAVARTQLAALKVAPVGTMAGYSRDKFTHWAQQGNKCDTREVVLKRDGTEVTQDAECKAVSGNWKSLYDGVVVTDAGKMDIDHMVPLAEGWRSGAAGWDSARRKAFANDLTHPQLLAVTAASNRSKGDQSPDLWQPPDKASWCQYGRAWTTVKSTYGLTVTEPEKKMLTTMLDTCAS